DNA from Pseudomonadota bacterium:
TTGTCGAAAAGACGCAGAACCCAGTCATTTCCCCAGCCACCATGCTTGATGTATTTGCCGAAAAGGTAGTTACTTCGCTTCACGTAGTAGCCGTCTTTTGTTACGGAGCTTATTTTTAGTAGTCTAATTTCTTCCAGGAGATCATCTGTAAGAATTTCATCCTGGTCGACGACCAGTACCCAGTCAAACTTCGCGTTTTTCACCGCATATCTGCACTGGAGGCCATAATTCTCAAATTCATGTTTAATAGGCTTAATCCGCAGATCTTTCAAAATATCAACCGTTTCGTCCGTACTGCCGGAATCGACCACTAGAACCTCATCCACAGCTTTTTCTAATTGGGTTAAGACCTGCCGTAAATATTTCTCCCCATTATAGGTTAAGACAATGCCGCTGATTTTCATGAGTTGGTATTTGCCGTTTTATAGTATAATTTTACAGAAATAAGACTTCCTCACAACCCGGATATCGATCCACTATCACTTTGTTACCTGAACTGTCAACGAGTTCCGGGACTGGGGACGGACCTTTAATGCTGTTCCTTTCGAAGATGCCGCTGGCTCAAAAAACCTCAATGATGTCAATAACTTTCTCTTTTTTTATGAGTCCATCAGTAGTTGCCGATAGACGTCAATATTTTTTTCAACCATGTGATCGACGGAAAAGTTTTTTCTGACCTTTTGTTGTCCCTGCAAGCCTATTTGTCTGGCCCGTTCCGGGTTGGCAAGATAGGCGATGATTCCTTCTGCCAG
Protein-coding regions in this window:
- a CDS encoding glycosyltransferase family 2 protein, yielding MKISGIVLTYNGEKYLRQVLTQLEKAVDEVLVVDSGSTDETVDILKDLRIKPIKHEFENYGLQCRYAVKNAKFDWVLVVDQDEILTDDLLEEIRLLKISSVTKDGYYVKRSNYLFGKYIKHGGWGNDWVLRLFDKHKGKHTPVNFSVVKVTGKTGRLKNPIIHHPYNSIDEYLDKVQNYATISASEMMQNGKRFKYRYILFNPLNRMVKKYFWQRGFLDGFHGIVLAVISFYFVFLKYLKLWELQNVQHTRK